A portion of the Flavobacterium limnophilum genome contains these proteins:
- a CDS encoding NAD-dependent epimerase/dehydratase family protein translates to MKNVLLTGSNGFLGKIIINVLDREVKITTLSRKSGDYQICLSKEIPVFKNEFDLVIHAAGKAHSIPKAEIEEKEFYEINVTGTENLLKGFEKSTKPKEFIFVSSVSVYGQNIGNMIDEDHPLQAIDPYGLSKIEAEKFVINWCKKNNVICTILRLPLLVGKDAPGNLGAMVEAIVKGYYFNIGKGEARKSMVLGKDVASLIMKVSTVGGIYNLTDGFHPSFNELSVAISRNKNKKEPLNLPIGLVRIIGKLGDYLGDKFPVNSLKVKKMVSDLTFDDTKARVVLDWNPQSVVEYINNNKI, encoded by the coding sequence ATGAAAAATGTATTATTAACTGGGTCGAATGGGTTTTTAGGTAAAATAATTATAAATGTCTTAGACAGAGAAGTGAAGATTACTACTTTGTCAAGAAAGTCTGGAGATTATCAAATTTGTTTAAGTAAGGAAATACCTGTTTTTAAAAACGAATTTGATCTTGTAATTCATGCAGCAGGAAAAGCTCATAGCATTCCTAAAGCAGAAATCGAAGAAAAGGAATTTTACGAAATCAATGTGACAGGAACTGAGAATTTATTAAAAGGATTTGAGAAGTCAACTAAACCTAAAGAGTTTATTTTTGTAAGTTCTGTTTCTGTTTATGGACAGAATATTGGAAATATGATTGATGAAGATCATCCTTTACAAGCTATTGATCCATACGGGTTAAGTAAAATTGAAGCTGAGAAATTTGTTATAAATTGGTGTAAAAAAAACAACGTAATTTGTACGATTTTACGTTTACCATTATTAGTGGGTAAAGATGCTCCAGGTAATTTAGGAGCTATGGTAGAAGCGATTGTTAAAGGATATTATTTTAATATAGGAAAAGGTGAGGCTAGAAAAAGTATGGTTTTAGGTAAGGATGTGGCCTCACTAATAATGAAAGTTTCGACAGTTGGGGGAATTTATAATCTAACTGACGGATTTCATCCAAGCTTTAATGAGTTAAGTGTAGCTATATCTAGGAATAAAAACAAAAAGGAGCCTTTAAATTTACCAATAGGATTAGTGAGAATTATCGGAAAACTAGGCGATTATTTAGGAGATAAGTTTCCAGTCAATTCATTGAAAGTAAAAAAAATGGTTTCTGATTTAACTTTCGATGATACTAAAGCAAGAGTTGTTTTGGATTGGAATCCGCAATCTGTCGTTGAATATATAAATAATAATAAAATATAA
- a CDS encoding EpsG family protein, whose translation MMFYILFILLISGILSLEHFYPNKQIIIGFFAFCIVVLVAGFRDRIGYDYDSYVSWYLTKTRDDDFEFGFVVIMNLFRVLHLEPHFLFFFFSFFTCFFLFLGIKKYTENQSFAFMIFLLLPELFLTSFHLVRQSFSVAICFYAFYYLMNKKYFIYLTLMFVAVSIHYSAFLPLLIYFFVFKYPEKFNERNIIVMLLISFLISKINSIQLFYFLFEKTRYAYYFSQESAPVNNYKIIILNLVALFVLFHFRKLKEKYPNHKYLLPFYFFSVIFINLFSSFADMARLVLYFRIFEIIIIADLVFLFAKKKRLWLVTGFYIYYFAAFTYTLRGDLEKTGVGKFIPYQTFILK comes from the coding sequence ATGATGTTTTATATTTTATTTATTTTATTGATTTCAGGTATTCTATCCTTGGAACATTTTTATCCGAATAAACAAATAATTATAGGGTTTTTCGCGTTTTGCATAGTGGTGTTAGTTGCAGGATTTCGGGATAGAATAGGTTATGATTATGATAGTTATGTTTCTTGGTATCTTACCAAAACACGAGATGATGATTTTGAATTTGGTTTTGTTGTCATTATGAATCTATTTAGGGTATTACACTTAGAGCCTCATTTTCTTTTTTTCTTTTTTTCTTTTTTTACTTGTTTTTTTCTTTTTTTAGGAATTAAAAAATATACCGAAAACCAAAGTTTCGCTTTTATGATTTTTCTGTTGTTGCCGGAACTTTTTTTAACCTCTTTTCATTTAGTAAGACAATCATTTTCTGTGGCTATTTGTTTTTATGCTTTTTATTATTTGATGAATAAAAAGTATTTTATTTATTTAACATTAATGTTTGTTGCGGTCTCGATACATTATTCAGCTTTTCTGCCTTTATTAATCTATTTCTTCGTTTTTAAGTATCCCGAGAAATTTAATGAAAGAAATATTATTGTAATGTTATTGATTTCCTTCTTGATTTCGAAAATTAATAGTATTCAATTATTTTATTTTTTATTTGAGAAAACCAGATATGCTTATTATTTTTCGCAAGAGAGTGCCCCTGTTAATAATTATAAAATAATTATTCTAAATTTAGTCGCTCTTTTTGTTTTGTTTCATTTCAGAAAATTGAAAGAGAAATATCCTAATCATAAGTATTTATTACCCTTTTATTTTTTTTCAGTTATATTCATAAACCTATTTAGTTCGTTTGCTGATATGGCAAGACTTGTCTTATATTTCAGGATTTTTGAAATAATAATTATAGCTGATTTAGTTTTTTTATTTGCCAAGAAAAAAAGATTATGGTTGGTCACAGGGTTTTATATTTACTATTTTGCAGCATTTACATATACTTTGAGAGGGGATCTGGAGAAGACGGGTGTCGGTAAATTTATTCCATACCAAACATTTATTCTGAAATAG
- a CDS encoding UDP-GlcNAc--UDP-phosphate GlcNAc-1-phosphate transferase, which translates to MNFLFITAVLFAIELLYFKIADRYNIIDKPNHRSSHSSITLRGGGIIFPIAVLIAFLLGYVGWAVTLAVLLVAIVSFVDDIKPLSQLPRFGSHVIAVLLIAHDLHLFQEAFWVLPLVLVLLIGWINAFNFMDGINGITVLYALVAIASFAVLPIHASSLPLLITMGLSCLVFGFFNVRHKAKTFAGDVGSISMAVFLGYFLFKTIVETGQIGHMLFFSVYGIDAIITILYRIKRGENILEAHRSHLYQYLANEWGYSHIAISVIYAVLQLLVNGIVVYLDQQGELSILNSLIISFVLTFVYLAIRVLVVRKIPLKNT; encoded by the coding sequence ATGAATTTTCTTTTCATCACGGCTGTTTTATTCGCTATCGAACTTCTCTATTTCAAGATAGCAGACCGTTACAACATCATTGACAAACCCAATCACCGCTCGTCCCATTCCAGCATTACCCTTAGAGGGGGAGGGATTATTTTTCCCATTGCTGTTTTAATTGCTTTTCTGTTGGGGTATGTGGGTTGGGCAGTAACCTTGGCTGTCCTTTTAGTAGCCATCGTCAGTTTTGTCGACGACATAAAACCCTTGTCGCAATTGCCTCGTTTTGGTTCGCATGTCATTGCAGTCTTGTTGATTGCGCATGACTTGCATCTCTTTCAGGAAGCCTTTTGGGTACTGCCTTTGGTATTGGTTTTGTTGATAGGATGGATCAATGCCTTCAATTTTATGGACGGCATCAACGGCATAACGGTATTGTATGCCTTGGTGGCCATTGCCAGTTTTGCTGTTTTGCCCATTCACGCATCGAGTTTGCCCTTGCTGATTACCATGGGGTTGTCTTGCCTGGTCTTCGGTTTTTTTAATGTTCGCCATAAAGCCAAAACTTTTGCGGGGGATGTGGGAAGTATCAGCATGGCCGTGTTTCTGGGTTATTTTTTGTTTAAGACAATCGTCGAAACGGGGCAAATAGGGCACATGCTTTTCTTTTCCGTTTATGGTATTGATGCCATCATCACGATTCTTTACCGGATTAAAAGAGGAGAAAACATATTGGAAGCCCATCGTTCCCATTTGTATCAATATTTGGCCAATGAATGGGGGTATTCCCATATTGCCATTTCGGTCATTTATGCCGTTTTGCAATTGCTGGTAAACGGGATTGTTGTTTATTTAGACCAACAAGGAGAACTGTCGATTTTGAATTCCTTGATAATTTCATTTGTATTGACTTTTGTATATTTGGCGATTCGAGTCCTCGTGGTTCGGAAAATACCGTTAAAAAACACTTAG
- a CDS encoding DegT/DnrJ/EryC1/StrS family aminotransferase encodes MNDKKIWISSPHLEGSEQKYVQEAFDSNWISSEGSNLVGLEKDLENYLGQNCFVGALSSGTAAIHLGLILLGVKAGDEVICQSMTFSASVNPILYLGASPVFVDSELDTWNLCPTALEAAILDRIEKGTKPKAIIAVHLYGVPYKIDEIRAVADKYEIPILEDSAEAIGSSYKGQQCGTFGDIGVLSFNGNKMITTSGGGAIVAKTKAVKDKALFLSTQSRDNAPHYQHSEIGYNYRMSNICAGIGRGQMEVLDNHIALRRKMHAFYVDLFKDLSGVTVFQTAHEDYFANYWLSAIVVEPELTNGIDRETVRLALEADNIESRPLWKPMHLQPIFEKYPYYGNKVAETLFEKGLCLPSGSNLTNEDRARISDVITRLFQNNEHS; translated from the coding sequence ATGAATGATAAAAAAATATGGATTTCTTCTCCGCATTTGGAAGGGAGCGAACAAAAATACGTTCAAGAAGCTTTTGATTCCAATTGGATTTCCTCCGAAGGCTCGAATCTTGTGGGGCTGGAAAAGGACTTGGAAAACTATCTGGGGCAAAACTGTTTTGTCGGCGCTTTAAGTTCCGGTACGGCAGCCATTCATTTGGGGCTTATTTTGTTGGGGGTAAAAGCCGGTGATGAAGTTATTTGCCAAAGCATGACGTTCTCGGCATCGGTCAATCCGATATTGTATCTTGGAGCCAGTCCGGTTTTTGTTGACAGTGAACTCGATACCTGGAATCTTTGTCCAACAGCACTCGAAGCAGCTATTCTGGACAGAATCGAAAAAGGCACAAAACCCAAAGCCATTATAGCGGTTCATTTGTATGGCGTACCGTATAAAATAGACGAAATAAGGGCGGTTGCCGACAAATATGAAATTCCAATTCTGGAAGACAGTGCCGAAGCCATTGGAAGCAGTTATAAAGGGCAACAATGTGGCACTTTTGGCGATATTGGTGTTTTGTCTTTCAACGGCAACAAAATGATTACCACTTCAGGAGGTGGGGCGATTGTCGCCAAAACCAAGGCGGTAAAAGACAAAGCCTTGTTTTTGTCCACCCAATCCAGGGATAATGCACCCCATTATCAACACAGCGAAATAGGGTACAACTATAGAATGAGCAATATTTGTGCAGGGATTGGTCGCGGACAAATGGAGGTTTTGGATAATCATATTGCCTTGCGCAGAAAGATGCATGCTTTTTATGTCGATTTGTTCAAAGACCTATCCGGGGTCACTGTTTTTCAAACCGCCCACGAAGATTATTTTGCCAATTATTGGTTGAGTGCGATTGTAGTTGAACCGGAATTGACCAATGGAATAGACAGGGAAACGGTTCGTCTGGCCTTGGAAGCCGACAACATTGAAAGCCGTCCCTTGTGGAAGCCCATGCACTTGCAGCCCATTTTTGAGAAATATCCTTATTATGGTAACAAAGTGGCCGAAACCTTGTTTGAAAAAGGGTTATGTTTGCCATCAGGTTCCAACTTGACCAACGAAGACAGGGCCAGAATCAGTGACGTAATAACAAGATTATTTCAAAACAATGAGCATTCGTAA
- the rfbC gene encoding dTDP-4-dehydrorhamnose 3,5-epimerase codes for MNVEETFIKDLVILTPAVFEDSRGYFFEAYNQARFEQNGITYQFIQDNQSFSKRGVIRGLHLQDKPFAQAKLVRVLQGEILDVAVDLRKNSPTYGQHFSVVLSAENKKQLMVPHGFAHGFSVLSETASVLYKVDQVYHKESERGIRYDDPTLGIDWKLSSEEILVSDKDLVLPNFENCNSQF; via the coding sequence ATGAACGTAGAAGAAACCTTCATAAAAGACTTGGTAATCCTTACTCCTGCCGTGTTTGAAGACTCGAGAGGCTATTTTTTTGAAGCCTATAATCAAGCCCGATTTGAACAAAACGGGATAACTTACCAGTTTATCCAAGACAATCAATCCTTTTCCAAGAGAGGGGTAATTCGCGGGCTGCATTTGCAGGACAAGCCTTTTGCGCAGGCGAAATTGGTGCGCGTATTGCAGGGAGAAATTCTGGATGTGGCCGTGGATTTGCGTAAAAACTCGCCTACTTACGGACAGCACTTCAGTGTGGTGCTGAGTGCAGAAAACAAAAAACAATTAATGGTTCCCCATGGTTTTGCCCATGGATTCTCCGTTTTGAGCGAAACGGCATCCGTTTTGTATAAAGTGGACCAGGTGTATCATAAAGAGAGTGAAAGAGGTATTCGTTATGATGATCCAACATTAGGAATTGATTGGAAACTGAGTTCCGAAGAGATATTAGTTTCCGACAAGGATCTTGTTTTGCCTAATTTCGAAAACTGTAATTCCCAATTTTAA
- the rfbD gene encoding dTDP-4-dehydrorhamnose reductase encodes MKKILVTGANGQLGSEIKVLAGNYPDFDFIFTDIADFPLDKTEEIIANFKLVQPDIVINCAAYTAVDKAEQDQVTADAINHLAIGTLADLCHQSGAKLVHVSTDYVFDGTSPIAYKEEDKPNPKSVYGVTKLAGEIACSKNCPESIIIRTAWVYSEFGNNFVKTMLRLMTERDSLGVVNDQIGSPTYAADLAQVILTILDSGKWEPGIYHYSNEGEISWFDFAMDIKEIAQKSCEVKGIPASSYPTPAERPAFSLLDKSKIKAVYGIEPVDYKISLKTMMAKLGE; translated from the coding sequence ATGAAGAAAATACTTGTAACCGGCGCCAATGGACAATTGGGTTCGGAAATAAAGGTGCTGGCAGGCAACTATCCTGATTTTGATTTTATTTTTACCGACATTGCCGATTTTCCCTTGGATAAAACCGAGGAAATAATTGCCAATTTCAAGCTTGTTCAACCTGATATTGTTATTAATTGTGCGGCCTACACTGCAGTTGACAAAGCCGAGCAAGACCAAGTAACAGCTGATGCCATCAATCATTTGGCGATTGGAACTTTAGCCGATTTGTGTCATCAATCCGGGGCAAAGTTGGTTCACGTTTCCACCGATTATGTTTTTGACGGAACATCACCCATAGCGTACAAGGAAGAGGACAAACCCAATCCCAAAAGCGTTTACGGCGTCACGAAATTGGCAGGCGAAATAGCTTGTTCCAAAAATTGTCCCGAAAGCATCATTATCAGGACAGCCTGGGTGTATTCTGAATTTGGAAACAACTTCGTGAAAACGATGTTGCGCTTAATGACGGAAAGAGACAGCTTGGGCGTGGTCAACGACCAGATTGGTTCCCCTACTTATGCGGCCGATTTGGCGCAAGTAATCTTGACTATTTTGGACAGTGGCAAATGGGAACCCGGAATTTACCATTATTCGAATGAAGGTGAAATCAGCTGGTTTGATTTTGCCATGGACATCAAGGAAATTGCCCAAAAATCCTGTGAAGTAAAAGGAATTCCAGCCTCGAGTTATCCAACACCGGCCGAGAGACCCGCTTTTTCCTTGTTGGATAAATCAAAGATTAAAGCAGTTTACGGCATAGAGCCGGTGGATTATAAAATTAGCCTCAAGACCATGATGGCCAAGTTGGGGGAGTAG